Sequence from the Zeugodacus cucurbitae isolate PBARC_wt_2022May chromosome 5, idZeuCucr1.2, whole genome shotgun sequence genome:
ggtcacctcttgtgtgtgtgttctgcattatcaagacaacggcttcagcatttgggggctacACAATActttaatctggaagagatttcgttagtgaagccacaaagccttttgaaattcgcatcaAACggaggcatcctaaaggatgattactccTTATTAACTACGTGGCAGCACTCCAACTGGTATTGCAAAGGatcaaaactggtctatgtgtggctttttaGCCTACCaaattaacctaacctaacttaaaggggatatttacaattatattgttattattatacaacaaatggacatattattaaaattacgtGTCAAAAGGGAAtgttctgttttatttttagaattctgTAGCTCGAAATGGTAAGGTCCAATTTTTGTCAAACTGTGTAGTTAGAATTCTGTAATGAACTTAAATACCATTTTTCAGTAGATTTGCATATATTTCCTTATAacgttttcttattttgtgaaaaaaagttAAGTTGTAGATATCCACTTTTGAAAAGACACCcctcatttatgtttatttaagactttttttctcacaaaaatttttcatttttgctaCCCTGTACTTGGGCTGTCAAATTCAGCGTGTtcttttctcaatatttttttatgtgtgcGTTTGTTCTTTTCTCGAAATGTTACATTCTAAACAGAAAACAGTGCAACATGTTCAACACTCCTGTTGAACGAAAGTAAGCGTGAGAGTTGCAcagcagaaaatatttttttttttttaattattgtttgatagtatttttttttttaataaactatttCCATTGCACTAAATATAATGGAACGCTCAATTTTATTAAGCACAATATTGGAAATTGCACAGCAGCTGGTGGATTCAAGCTCGTCCTCAAcagaaaatgaaatggaaatactacagcctAAAAGAGTTGCTCAACCGAAAAAGAAAAGTTTCGTAGAAGACGTTGTGAACGCTTACACAGAAACCGAGGTAaaagaaattatagaaattatttcaaaaaatatgtctGGCCATTTTCATTATAAACTTCAATTACAgtttaaaaagcaatttcgTATCAGTCGTGTACTCTATAAGGAACTCGTGCAGAAATACGCCGCAAGTACATGGTATATCAAAAGAAGCTATAAGGGCGGTAGAATGCAAAGACCAGCCGAAACGCACGTGCTTGCATTTCTGTGGTATGCTATAactgtaaatgaaatttttataagcaAAATGTTAATAAGAAACTCTTTCGTCCTCTACAATTTAGGTTCGCTGCAAATAAAACCGGTTTTAGAGAAGTGGCAAACTTATACGATATGTCTTTGTCAAATTTTCACAACACCTTTAATGCGGTTTTGAATTTTCTCGTCAAAGATGTCGCGCCTGCGGCAATACGCTTTCCAAAAGAACACAATGAGCAAGTAGTTAACGCTAATGAGTTCGCCAATGTgagtattatttgtatatattgaatgtaagtaatataaattatttatgattttgcaGTTGGCCGGGTTTCCGAATGTTTTGGGCTGCATTGGTGCATGTCACATCACAAGCCGTAAACCGAAACATAAAACAGGCGCTAAAGACAACCAGCGACACGATTGTGTCTATATTACTTTACAGGGTGTGTGCGATGCAAAATTACGCTTTTTGCACGTATACACAGGGATGTCTAGCAAAATGCATGATGACAGCGTGTACGGCTTATCCGACGTTGGTAAGGAATTGTCGTGCGTATGCGCACCAAACCAATACCATTTATTGGGAGATGCAACATATCCACTGAGTGAATACTTATTAACACCATACCGTGATGTTGGCACTTTGACAGCCGCTGAAATGTTGTACAACACGAAATTTCAACAGACTCGGGTGCAAATTGTACATGCTTTTGCAGCGTTGAAATCAAGATTTCGTCAGCTAAACCGTTTAGATTTCCACAATGTACAGGCGATAGTGAAATTTGTTTTAGCCTGTTGTGTGCTGCACAATCTTTGCATCGATAGCGGTGAGGAGGACTTGCTGGACCAAAGCCTTACTTGTGCGGAGGTGGCAAACATTGCCATGGAAGTAGACGACAGTGGTGAACAATCACTTTCAGAAATGGGTCAGTTTAAGCGCATTGCTGTTAAGGAGCAGCTGTACGCCGAAAGTAAAGataattaactttattttcattttaaattaattaatatacgtACTTAAACCCAACTACCATTTCGtcagatttcattttttttatactctcgcaacatgttgctaagagagtattatagttttgttcacataacggttgtttgtatctcATTAaaaaaacgagttagatatagattaGACAGCCcgacaaaattgaattttttgaatttatcaactgattctagttaatttgggagcgctgaattcaaatctgtaatcagttCTAGCTCAGTTCAGCtctagttttcatgatatagcttttttataccctccacttatgttctccaatttttttttcatcaaaattttttatttgctgtaaTGTTGTTGCTTGGATCTGCTATCCCAGAGCAAGGGTACTTAGTATAACCATAatgattacagatttgaattcagcgcacccaaattaactagaatcagttgataaattcaaagaagcaaattgagtgTTGTCCTGTGTTGTTTATAGTTAGATATAAATAACTCATAAcatacttccataactcaaacttctgtaactcgaagttctccataactcgacctcatgaattgacaatagaagtcacatttcatacaaatttcttccgtaactcgaaagtctatctaactcgaagtttttttgtggattatgttgattggaagtttaactgtatatccaaatgatcagagtgacgaAATGAGTTGagatccagatgtctgtctgacTCTCATCAGTTCGTCTGTTCATACagttgaatttcattaaatcgaatcatcataatccacaaacaaATTCGAGTTACAGAgccttcgagttatggaaggtaatttgtatgaactttgacttttattgccaattcaagggttcgagttatggagtacTTCAAGTTATaggagttcaagttatggaagttcaattgtatatcttgacgaaacttggtacacatgttcctcgAACCAGTGGAATGGGGCGCAATCGAAGCATTGGCACATAAATCAAGTTATAAAAGTAGTATTTAGTACAGAGGATCATGCTAAGGAGCGGCataattggatgtaattttttaggcgtttttttaaatataattggtTGTGGCGTCGCCAATTTAAGGGTAAAAACCAATATCTTTGAAACTGCTCGGCCATCTCAATAAAATGCGgtacttaatattttttgacaaccTTATATTAACCATGCAATATAAGAAATTCGTTCAcagcctacttcccatataactgtattttgtatttcagctgattccttcactttataatatatatacatatatgtacattagaaaccaatgaagatagcgcaataaaactttacacaaatgaggtgtggcatcacttacggaaaatttgtaaaaatcggAGTATAACTTTTTCAGACCCCGGATATTGAACGTGAAGAGCTCAGTACCTAACGGTATTTTTTTACCGATAATATCAGtgaatttctcagatatttttatgtaattcagaggaaatcttactcttctaatagtgtgtctctgtaccaaaaattattaaaatcgggttataacctcccccagctcccatatacataattataggtttttcaaaaatatgatggaCTGAGTATAtaatcagttaatatgtgaaatatcttagccaaattaagtgagcgtgtaGTCATCGATACAGTGTaagttggtggtgaaaatgagtgaaatcggtttacgaattacctcagtccccatatactatttatgatgattttcgtcatTCTAATGcagtttatgccgaatatatgtgtcaaattgtgtgttatctaaataaaactatatcaataaattgcgagagtataaaatgctcggttgcactcgaacttagtacctccttacttgtttaatttttatttttatctatttgtcttttctatatattttttctgaatAAACGAAAATAACCGAACAGCTGATCCATGATTTGGTagcatttgttttttgttcatctaaaaatataaaaatttttaccaCATAATGAGGCACTATTTTCaacgagaaaagaaaacgctatggtatatttaattaaaaaaagtcgCTCAACGGCCCTCAAATGTTAATCCGAGAACTTCATAGAATCAAATTGACATCGGTAGACGACTGAAGTCTATGCATTGTAAGCTAAGGTTTTGAGAACAAAACTGCCCAAATAAATAAACCGATTGGCTCTTGTACTGAGACCTATTCATTGTAAGATAAGGTATTGAGAACAACAGTGCCCAAATAAAGAACTCGACTGGCCGTTGTCTTGTTGTTGATTTGCTCTGAAAGTGTAGTTGGATACTCATTTTGGCGGCGGCTTTCGACTGGAGCACTATTCTTAATCAGTAATTtagcataaaattttatgcaacTCATAAGGTCTCAATAGGATAAAGTAGGTATTCTTCGCATTATTTTAAACATTGAAGTTTCAAGAATCATTTCTATCTTTCAAATTTATTAGAATCTTCAAGTTGAGCTTCGAAAATATATCTCTCTACTAAGTAACCCGCTGACCTTTcgctacaaaatataaataaataacgaatgTGGGCCAtagattaaataattttttaatcggCAAAAGTAAAACAACGCTAACGATAAGCTTGGTCTTGCACTTGAATTTCTTAGTATCAGTACACGCTCACCGCCCGCTTTCCCCGCAAACGAAAGTGAAAGCAAAATCGTTGTCAATGACCGATTACCGACAAACAATGGACTCAAAAGTCAACAGCAtctgaagcaaaaattaaaactgattgACCAACGACAGTGAGAACacgaaccacaacaacaacacaaaagtaAATACGCGCTGCTTGCCGAAGCAAATACGAAGACGCGAAATTCGACTGGcaagaacacaacaacaataacaacaatgagaCATGATGAGAAGACGTAGCTAATTTACTGGCTCGCCCAACAAAAAACGCGGGCACAGCGTGTTTGCGGTGCGGGAGTGCTACAGAATCacatcacaacaacagcaaaaaaaaatgcctAAGAACAACCGGATGCCAGGCACTTCCGATGCGCTTTGGCATTGTATAAAAAGTGCTGAACGCAGCTGGATTCCACATCAGTCGAACACTCTCCGTTGTGCGTACACATTGGTAATTTAAAGTGAATCAATTGAAAACAGATATTTTGCTTAAAAGCTACATTTCGTCCGACAAACAATAAacgtaaacaaaatgaaattctacgtgtgtgttattgctgtttttgctgttgtcttCGCCAGCTTGTGCGCGATGAGCGAGGCGTTGGTGGCACGCGCCCAATACAAGAACTCAGGTGAGTGTGCGAGGGTCAAAGGTGATGAACggacaagaaaaaaaaactgtctcaaaattaaaaaaaaaaaaataaaagaaaataaaaaaaaataaaatataataaaaaataaaataaaataaaaaaataaaataaattaaaatataaaataaaataaaaaaaataaatataataaaaaaattaaatataataaaaaaaaaataaaataaaaattaaataaaataaaaattcaaaattcaaaaatcttaaaataaaaaaaaaaaaaaatattaaaaaatactttttaacagATTAAATATTGTGATTTCAATAAAGTGT
This genomic interval carries:
- the LOC105218038 gene encoding putative nuclease HARBI1, coding for MERSILLSTILEIAQQLVDSSSSSTENEMEILQPKRVAQPKKKSFVEDVVNAYTETEFKKQFRISRVLYKELVQKYAASTWYIKRSYKGGRMQRPAETHVLAFLWFAANKTGFREVANLYDMSLSNFHNTFNAVLNFLVKDVAPAAIRFPKEHNEQVVNANEFANLAGFPNVLGCIGACHITSRKPKHKTGAKDNQRHDCVYITLQGVCDAKLRFLHVYTGMSSKMHDDSVYGLSDVGKELSCVCAPNQYHLLGDATYPLSEYLLTPYRDVGTLTAAEMLYNTKFQQTRVQIVHAFAALKSRFRQLNRLDFHNVQAIVKFVLACCVLHNLCIDSGEEDLLDQSLTCAEVANIAMEVDDSGEQSLSEMGQFKRIAVKEQLYAESKDN